The Fimbriimonas ginsengisoli Gsoil 348 genome window below encodes:
- a CDS encoding TA system VapC family ribonuclease toxin, with protein MTALLDVNMLLALLDGSHVHHVRAKEWLLAQPKPTWASCPITQNGFIRIISQSAYPGSISTSQAFSLLGTAASSPHHRFWPDDLSLLDGSLIDPTLVHGPKQVTDIYLLALAVKHNGRFVALDRAIPLSSVRGAQSHHLVLL; from the coding sequence GTGACCGCTCTACTCGATGTGAACATGCTGCTCGCGTTGCTCGACGGGTCTCATGTCCATCACGTCCGCGCCAAGGAGTGGCTGCTCGCGCAACCGAAGCCAACCTGGGCGTCGTGTCCCATTACGCAGAACGGGTTTATTCGGATTATCTCGCAGAGCGCTTATCCGGGTTCGATCAGTACAAGCCAGGCCTTTTCCCTGCTTGGGACTGCCGCAAGTTCGCCTCACCATCGATTTTGGCCCGACGATCTCAGTCTCCTTGACGGGTCCCTCATCGATCCAACTCTTGTTCATGGTCCCAAACAGGTTACGGACATTTACCTACTTGCCCTTGCCGTAAAACATAACGGACGGTTCGTGGCCTTGGACCGGGCAATTCCACTGAGCAGCGTTCGCGGCGCCCAATCGCACCATTTGGTTCTTCTCTAA
- a CDS encoding DUF2330 domain-containing protein: MALGLLATVGGAYACSGVGPPGQPVVFGDQTNIVIWDEAHHTEHFIRNAKFRSGADDFGFIAPTPAKPELSQASSRAFNTLAALAPVVVYSRGFGGGGGMADRTKSAEVQVIQEADVSGYHATTLKCPDAHAINDWMNQHGYISTPEVEKWAERYCSRGWYLTAFKVVDKSKLMASTGTVRMSFRTNKPFNPFYVPATNIPINGGGTLRVYFVSVGNYDALIGHSETWQTPQWTSAVPEASAALLAKQAELPFASVPDNCQVEAFVDNNFPRPAADDIYFVKRPTEASSSKLIGLPGRQIPTTAAMSLLVSLGVFAVARRRRSAG, from the coding sequence TTGGCCCTTGGCCTCTTGGCAACGGTGGGCGGCGCCTATGCCTGTTCCGGGGTGGGGCCGCCGGGACAACCGGTCGTATTCGGCGACCAGACGAACATCGTCATTTGGGATGAAGCTCACCATACGGAGCATTTCATCCGCAACGCCAAGTTCCGGTCCGGAGCGGACGATTTCGGCTTTATCGCTCCCACTCCCGCAAAGCCCGAGCTAAGCCAGGCATCCAGTCGCGCGTTCAATACCCTTGCGGCGCTCGCTCCGGTTGTTGTGTACAGCAGAGGTTTCGGCGGTGGGGGAGGAATGGCCGACCGAACAAAATCCGCCGAGGTTCAGGTTATTCAGGAGGCGGATGTCTCCGGCTATCATGCGACGACTCTGAAGTGCCCGGATGCTCACGCCATCAACGATTGGATGAACCAGCATGGCTACATTTCGACCCCCGAAGTCGAAAAATGGGCGGAGCGATATTGCTCCCGTGGTTGGTACCTCACGGCGTTCAAAGTCGTGGACAAATCGAAGCTTATGGCGTCGACAGGCACCGTTCGGATGTCTTTCCGGACCAACAAGCCGTTCAATCCGTTTTACGTTCCGGCGACGAACATCCCCATCAATGGGGGAGGGACCTTGCGGGTCTATTTCGTTTCGGTCGGCAACTACGATGCGCTCATCGGGCATTCCGAAACTTGGCAAACGCCCCAGTGGACCTCGGCGGTCCCCGAGGCCTCGGCGGCGCTGCTCGCTAAACAGGCCGAATTGCCGTTCGCTTCCGTTCCTGACAACTGCCAGGTGGAGGCGTTCGTCGACAACAACTTCCCGCGTCCGGCCGCGGACGATATCTACTTCGTCAAGAGGCCGACGGAAGCGTCGTCGAGCAAGCTCATCGGCCTGCCCGGCCGCCAGATCCCAACGACCGCGGCGATGTCTCTACTCGTGAGTCTCGGAGTGTTCGCGGTAGCCCGCCGGCGTCGGTCGGCAGGCTAG